The Bacillota bacterium genome includes a window with the following:
- a CDS encoding transcriptional regulator, which yields MTLNDYFLKASSRLPEEVERVLKVLQQEGEMNKESLSLSAGVKRAVLDHLVMQLYALGFIQVKSEGKSRMCGLTPLGQDYLELIYKAG from the coding sequence ATGACGCTTAATGACTATTTTTTAAAGGCAAGTAGCCGCCTTCCCGAGGAAGTTGAAAGAGTTCTAAAGGTATTACAGCAAGAGGGGGAAATGAATAAGGAATCATTATCCTTGTCTGCAGGAGTAAAAAGGGCTGTGTTGGATCACTTAGTAATGCAACTTTACGCCCTGGGATTTATTCAAGTAAAGTCGGAAGGTAAAAGTAGAATGTGCGGCTTGACCCCGTTGGGTCAAGATTATTTGGAATTAATTTATAAAGCCGGATAA
- a CDS encoding 2Fe-2S iron-sulfur cluster binding domain-containing protein, with amino-acid sequence MPMISLTIDNKKVEVEQGTSILEAAREAGTGIPSLCYLKDINVVGVCRVCVVEVKGARSLVASCVAPAAEGMEVLTNTNRVRNARRLAVELILSDHPMECPTCIRNLNCELQTLAEELGIRDVRFEGERTKHTADNSSPSIIRDPQKCILCRRCVSVCEHIQSVKAIAPQNRGFDAVVSPAFEAGLADTECVNCGQCSLVCPTGAIYEKDDTARVWDALADPNIHVVVQTAPAVRVALGEIFGMEPGSVVTTQMVGALKQLGFNKVFDTDFTADLTIMEEGSELIERIKSGGKLPLITSCSPGWIKFIEHFYPDLLPHLSTCKSPQQMFGALAKTYYTGKSGVDPANVFSVSIMPCTAKKFESQRPEMNSSGYQDVDVVLTTRELGRMLKLAGIDLSSCPEEEYDDPMGISTGAAVIFGATGGVMEAALRTAYELITGDTLPSVDFKTVRGMEGVKEASVQVGSLNVNVAVAHGLGNARKLLDAIEAGEANYHFVEIMCCPGGCIGGGGQPIPTDLGIREKRIGGIYTADEKMVLRKSHENPAIQQIYKEFLEEPLGHRSHELLHTQYVARGKYK; translated from the coding sequence ATGCCAATGATTTCTTTAACTATAGATAATAAAAAGGTGGAGGTTGAACAGGGCACATCCATCCTGGAGGCAGCAAGGGAGGCTGGCACGGGAATCCCCAGCCTGTGTTACCTTAAGGATATAAATGTAGTTGGGGTATGCCGGGTTTGTGTTGTGGAAGTGAAAGGGGCTCGTTCCCTGGTGGCATCATGTGTTGCCCCTGCAGCTGAGGGAATGGAGGTTTTAACCAATACAAATCGTGTTCGCAATGCACGCAGACTGGCAGTGGAATTAATTCTCTCGGACCACCCCATGGAGTGCCCCACCTGTATTAGAAATCTTAATTGTGAATTACAAACGCTGGCCGAAGAATTAGGGATTCGGGACGTGCGATTTGAGGGTGAAAGGACAAAGCATACAGCCGACAATTCATCTCCCTCCATTATCCGTGACCCGCAGAAATGCATCCTTTGCCGGCGCTGTGTAAGCGTTTGTGAGCATATTCAATCTGTAAAGGCAATAGCTCCACAGAATCGTGGATTTGATGCTGTGGTTTCCCCTGCCTTTGAAGCCGGACTGGCAGATACAGAATGTGTAAACTGCGGGCAGTGCTCACTGGTTTGCCCTACAGGGGCTATTTACGAAAAGGATGATACAGCGAGAGTATGGGATGCCCTCGCTGATCCTAATATACACGTGGTAGTACAGACTGCACCTGCAGTACGTGTCGCCCTGGGAGAGATATTTGGCATGGAGCCGGGCAGCGTAGTTACCACGCAAATGGTAGGTGCGTTAAAACAGCTAGGGTTCAATAAGGTCTTTGACACCGACTTCACGGCTGATTTAACCATTATGGAAGAAGGAAGTGAATTAATCGAAAGGATAAAGAGTGGCGGTAAGCTGCCGCTGATTACCTCCTGCAGCCCCGGCTGGATTAAATTTATAGAACACTTTTATCCAGATTTATTGCCGCACTTATCCACCTGCAAGTCACCACAGCAAATGTTCGGCGCACTGGCTAAAACTTACTATACCGGTAAATCAGGTGTGGATCCGGCCAATGTATTTTCTGTATCGATCATGCCTTGCACCGCCAAGAAATTTGAATCACAGCGGCCTGAAATGAACAGTAGCGGATACCAAGACGTGGATGTTGTTCTGACCACCAGGGAACTGGGCCGTATGCTCAAGCTGGCAGGGATTGATCTTTCTTCCTGTCCGGAAGAAGAATATGATGACCCCATGGGAATCTCCACAGGGGCAGCAGTAATATTCGGCGCCACAGGAGGCGTAATGGAGGCGGCCCTGCGTACTGCGTATGAGTTAATCACAGGTGATACTCTCCCATCAGTGGATTTTAAAACGGTAAGGGGTATGGAAGGAGTAAAAGAAGCTTCCGTACAAGTGGGCAGCCTTAATGTAAATGTAGCTGTGGCACACGGGTTAGGAAACGCGAGAAAGCTTTTGGATGCTATTGAAGCGGGAGAAGCCAATTATCATTTTGTTGAAATAATGTGCTGTCCCGGAGGCTGTATCGGCGGAGGCGGTCAACCCATACCCACCGATCTGGGGATCAGAGAAAAAAGGATCGGCGGAATATATACAGCCGACGAAAAAATGGTTCTAAGAAAATCCCATGAAAATCCCGCCATACAGCAGATATATAAAGAGTTTCTCGAAGAGCCCCTGGGACACAGGTCCCATGAACTGCTGCATACACAGTATGTAGCCCGGGGCAAATATAAATAG